From Anaerobacillus alkaliphilus, the proteins below share one genomic window:
- a CDS encoding spore germination protein, translating into MIKKMMKKFLSTKNSPFQNEPEQKVFHQQFNGDLQIIEQKLKQAFGNTADLIIENIQFGQKQGLLVYLNTLTDWQVISSKILLPLTEAANQQEQVFTESDWVDFGQETFSGAEHTFIKEEQKIIDDIINGQAVILIEGFISVLSIKVLSFENRGIEEPTTQTIVRGPKEGFIENIQVNLSLIRKKIKNPALRFEAFTVGSETSTSVYLAYMDGIINKKILQEIRKRLNDIQTNAIFDSGMLEEYLVDKTFTPFPLLYNTERPDTIASHLITGKFAIIVDGSPFVLTAPTTFSDFLSVSEDYYQPFLMGSFIRMIRYLSFLIALLLPSFYVAVITFHHEMIPTQLLISIITQREGIPFPAVIEALLMEITFEVLREAGIRMPRAVGGTISIVGGLVIGQAAVEAGIVSNIMVIVVALTAISSFVAPVYSFAVSTRILRFGYIILASILGLYGVFLGMIFLVAHLTSLRSFSVPYLSPIAPFKLQDHGDIFVRVPAWASKKRPSYLQTEKPSKQPDYNTPTPPKKRGGAS; encoded by the coding sequence ATGATAAAAAAAATGATGAAAAAGTTTCTCTCAACTAAAAATTCACCATTTCAAAATGAGCCAGAACAAAAAGTATTTCACCAACAGTTTAACGGTGACTTACAAATAATCGAGCAAAAACTGAAGCAGGCTTTTGGTAATACAGCAGATCTAATTATTGAAAATATCCAATTTGGTCAAAAGCAAGGGCTACTCGTTTATTTAAACACACTTACTGATTGGCAGGTTATTTCTAGCAAGATTTTGCTACCTTTAACCGAAGCTGCAAATCAACAAGAACAGGTTTTTACTGAGTCTGATTGGGTAGATTTTGGCCAAGAAACATTTTCTGGGGCAGAGCATACATTTATCAAGGAAGAGCAAAAGATTATTGACGATATCATTAATGGACAGGCAGTCATATTAATTGAAGGCTTCATTTCTGTCTTATCAATAAAAGTTCTATCCTTTGAAAATAGGGGGATTGAAGAGCCAACAACCCAAACAATTGTCCGTGGACCTAAAGAAGGATTTATTGAAAATATTCAAGTAAACCTCAGTCTAATAAGAAAAAAAATTAAAAACCCTGCACTTCGCTTTGAAGCTTTTACTGTTGGGAGTGAGACCTCCACTAGTGTTTACCTAGCCTACATGGATGGAATCATAAATAAAAAAATATTGCAAGAAATCCGAAAGAGATTGAACGACATTCAGACAAATGCAATCTTTGATTCTGGGATGTTAGAAGAATATCTCGTAGATAAAACATTTACTCCGTTTCCATTACTCTACAATACAGAAAGACCAGACACAATCGCATCCCATTTAATAACGGGTAAATTTGCCATTATTGTTGATGGCAGTCCATTTGTTTTAACAGCACCCACTACATTTAGTGATTTCCTCTCAGTAAGCGAGGACTATTATCAACCATTTTTAATGGGAAGTTTCATACGTATGATACGATATTTATCTTTTTTGATCGCATTACTCTTACCGTCATTTTATGTTGCCGTTATCACCTTTCATCATGAAATGATACCAACTCAATTGCTAATTAGTATCATTACACAAAGAGAAGGAATCCCATTTCCTGCTGTGATTGAAGCTTTATTAATGGAAATTACGTTTGAGGTGCTAAGAGAAGCCGGAATCCGAATGCCCCGAGCAGTTGGTGGAACGATCTCAATTGTAGGCGGTTTAGTAATCGGTCAAGCTGCTGTTGAAGCTGGAATAGTTTCCAATATCATGGTTATCGTTGTAGCTTTAACGGCCATTTCAAGCTTTGTAGCACCTGTATATTCTTTTGCAGTTTCAACACGGATCCTACGTTTCGGCTACATTATTCTAGCATCAATCTTAGGTTTATATGGAGTATTTCTGGGAATGATTTTCCTAGTTGCTCATTTAACTAGTCTTCGTTCGTTTAGTGTTCCCTATTTATCACCAATCGCCCCCTTTAAACTACAAGATCATGGCGATATTTTTGTACGTGTACCTGCATGGGCTTCAAAGAAACGCCCTTCTTACCTACAAACTGAAAAACCTTCAAAGCAACCTGACTACAATACTCCAACACCTCCGAAAAAACGAGGTGGCGCTAGTTGA